A stretch of Hemicordylus capensis ecotype Gifberg chromosome 9, rHemCap1.1.pri, whole genome shotgun sequence DNA encodes these proteins:
- the MARVELD3 gene encoding MARVEL domain-containing protein 3 → MAARPRPKGEEAAAAAAGQRRERRGQQERGPPGGWAGGGATPPTPAGRAALASSGGGGGGPPPSLPPATPEDASRRGGGGLLDGSRCRRLCSARGCCQLLQLLLCTLTVICSSVSYNSVGGYTGLFSLGSIYYYQYGGAYSGFSGADGERAQQLDAQFSRLKRPPAQTAMAVGGGLMALACLLLGAGLWGLAWRCPPWLIAEAFLEGAAALGLGPGLYFYYHRLQTAYSSPLCRERQSLYHSKGYAGFECSLHGAEIAVGLFTGAAIVAFFVGAGLAVRAFGIIRELQGKPTPMYEV, encoded by the exons ATGGCGGCGAGGCCGAGACCGaagggagaggaggcggcggcggcggccgccggaCAGAGGCGGGAGCGCCGCGGGCAGCAGGAGCGGGGTCCCCCGggggggtgggcaggcgggggggccACCCCTCCGACTCCGGCCGGCCGCGCTGCCTTGGCCTCctccggcggcggcgggggcgggcctcccccttctctccctccggCCACCCCTGAGGACGCCTCCCGGCGTGGCGGTGGCGGCCTCCTGGACGGGTCGCGGTGCCGCCGGCTCTGCTCGGCCAGAG gctgctgccagctgcttcAGCTCCTCCTCTGCACGCTGACTGTGATCTGCAGCTCCGTCTCCTACAACTCGGTGGGCGGCTACACCGGCCTCTTCAGCCTGGGGAGCATCTACTACTACCAGTACGGAGGCGCCTACAGCGGCTTCAGCGGGGCTGACGGGGAGAGGGCGCAACAGCTGGATGCCCAGTTCAGCCGGCTCAAGCGGCCGCCAGCCCAGACCGCCatggccgtgggaggggggctcATGGCCTTGGCTTGCCTCCTGCTGGGGGCGGGGCTCTGGGGGCTGGCCTGGCGCTGCCCCCCCTGGCTGATAGCAGAGGCCTTCCTGGAGGGAGCGGCTGCCCTCGGCCTCGGCCCAGGCTTGTACTTTTACTACCACCGTCTCCAGACCGCCTACAGCTCCCCTCTGTGCCGAGAGCGCCAGAGCCTGTACCACAGCAAAGGCTACGCGGGCTTCGAGTGCAGCCTGCATGGGGCAGAGATTGCTGTGGGGCTCTTCACTGGGGCAGCGATTGTGGCCTTCTTTGTGGGCGCTGGCCTGGCTGTGCGTGCCTTCGGGATCATCCGGGAACTTCAAGGAAAGCCAACACCGATGTACGAGGTCTAG